ggactctggttgaggccttatgtgcaacctgatgcacgaagaggaatagacaGATAGATGTGTTCTGTAAATGACTAAACGTGTAATTTGTTTGACCATGTTCTAAACATGGTATAAATTACAAAGGAAAGAGGGAGGGTGGGGAGCAATGGAGTCAGTAAGCAAATCcaagataataacaataaaatcacagctggaaAATTATCTGAAGAAATTAATGTAGCACATTGATTTCTGAATGCAAGTTTTGTATTTGCACAAACTGCAACACAAACTTAGAATGAGCGCCTTCAGAAACCCAcaacagtaaatataaatatttgggATATCGTCCAGAACCCATAGTCTTTGCATCTTTTTGAAATCTTTGTGAAGCTTTTCTATCCATACCTTTTTATGGAAGCATGAGAGTAAATTGCATGACCGAGTACTGTAATATATGCCTTCATATATCAATCACAGACTGAGACATCAACATTGCTCACCTTCTTTGTAACTGCAACGTTCAGTTACCTCACAGACTGCTAAAACTATGAACAATATTATAGAACACAGCGTTACAGATCTCatacttaaaatattaacttcAAAAGCTTGGTTTGCAGTCCATTACCTTGCGCTCTGAGGATAGCAGACTTTCCTCGTCCAGCTCCGCCACCCTTGCCCTGGACCTTTTTGAACATTGGAGCATTTTTCAACATGTCTGGAAGTATGAGAAATCGTATCTTGCTGCCTCTGATGTAGACATTTTCGAGCTGTGCAACACGACCATCCCTGTAAGTGACTGTTATTTGAGCCATCTGACAGTTCATGTTGTCTTCTGCCTCAATCAGTTTCCCTCTGTAAACTTCGCCGGTACTGGTTTCACATGTTACTATGTGACCTTCTGCTTCATGCAGCACCTTAATAGGCACACCGATagacattttaacaaaatgtctACCGTATATTCAGAACATCAGTCCTTAATACAGTTGTTTATAGCAGATGATCGtcgatttatatattttagtggGCTTCCAAACAAAAGCAAACGCCGCCAATACGTCGAGGATTCCACTTCCGGGCAAGAAGAGTTAACTCCCTTGCTGAGTTCTGTTGCATGTAGTGTCATGCAATATTTGTTGCGgtgaaacattaatttttaataagcCTGTTTCTCATATCTTCAGAAGGGTTTTGGTACAATTTAAT
This window of the Pomacea canaliculata isolate SZHN2017 linkage group LG4, ASM307304v1, whole genome shotgun sequence genome carries:
- the LOC112562852 gene encoding small nuclear ribonucleoprotein Sm D3-like — translated: MSIGVPIKVLHEAEGHIVTCETSTGEVYRGKLIEAEDNMNCQMAQITVTYRDGRVAQLENVYIRGSKIRFLILPDMLKNAPMFKKVQGKGGGAGRGKSAILRAQAARGRGRAGGGRGNVFQKRR